Proteins co-encoded in one Prunus persica cultivar Lovell chromosome G6, Prunus_persica_NCBIv2, whole genome shotgun sequence genomic window:
- the LOC18773066 gene encoding nicalin-1, whose amino-acid sequence MAQAKPGGERQVLESMYSMIALVFILVACVELCDAATVVDVYRLIQYDISGAPFGSRLANLNHHAGSLHFAPGSDLSRTVLIIPLRELNISFVKEYITQNQPLGGLLFLLPQIFNIENRERAKSNHQTDGEELLKNDLAELEKLLIHSKIPYPVYFAFEDDDIEAVLADVKRNDATGQPATATTGGYKLVVSVPEPKKRASPTITNIQGWLSGLKTDGDANQLPTIAIVASYDTFGAAPALSVGSDSNGSGVVALLEIARLFSVLYSNPKTRGRYNLLFGLTSGGPYNYNGTHKWLRSFDQRQRESIDYAICLNSIGSWDNDLWIHVSKPPENAYIKQIFEGFSNVAEELGVKVGLKHKKINISNPRVAWEHEQFSRLRVTAATLSELSVAPELLESTGSLVDGRPLVNEAAIIKSVKLVAESLARHIYGHEGKNVQIFADNSSLAVNPSYIKSWLDLLSQTPRVAPFLSKNDPFILALKKELEDHTDEVNVQHEVLDGMFTFYDSTRASLNVYQVASVTFDLLLLLVLGSYLIVLFSFLVITTRGLDDLISLFRRPPSRKVKTA is encoded by the exons ATGGCCCAAGCGAAGCCTGGCGGAGAGCGCCAAGTGCTGGAGTCGATGTACTCGATGATTGCTCTCGTCTTCATCCTCGTCGCCTGCGTTGAGCTATGCGACGCCGCCACAGTCGTCGACGTGTATCGGCTGATCCAGTACGACATCTCCGGTGCTCCTTTCGGATCTCGACTCGCCAACCTCAACCACCATGCTGGTTCTTTGCACTTCGCTCCTGGCTCTGATCTCTCCCGCACTGTCCTCATCATCCCCTTACGTGAACTCAACATCTCCTTCGTCAAAG aatatatTACTCAAAACCAGCCTCTGGGAGGTTTGCTGTTTTTGCTGCCCCAGATTTTTAATATAGAAAATAGAGAAAGGGCAAAAAGTAATCATCAAACTGATGGAGAGGAGCTATTGAAGAATGATCTGGCCGAACTTGAAAAATTACTTATACATTCCAAGATACCT TATCCTGTGTATTTTGCttttgaagatgatgatattgaggCTGTGTTGGCTGACGTAAAGAGGAATGATGCCACTGGTCAACCTGCTACTGCAACTACCGGCGG ATATAAGCTTGTTGTTTCAGTGCCAGAACCTAAGAAACGTGCATCACCCACCATCACAAACATTCAG GGATGGCTCTCAGGATTGAAAACTGATGGAGATGCAAATCAACTTCCAACTATTGCTATAGTAGCATCATACGACACTTTTGGGGCTGCTCCT gCTTTATCAGTTGGAAGTGATAGCAATGGAAGTGGTGTCGTGGCACTTCTTGAAATTGCTAGGTTATTTTCTGTTCTTTACTCCAATCCTAAGACAAGAGGAAGGTACAATTTACTTTTTGGGTTAACATCAGGAGGGCCTTATAATTACAATGGAACTCATAAG TGGCTTCGGAGCTTTGATCAACGCCAGCGCGAGAGTATTGACTATGCTATTTGCTTGAATAGTATTGGATCATGGGATAATGACTTGTGGATTCATGTGTCTAAGCCTCCAGAGAATGCCTACATTAAGCAAATTTTTGAA GGTTTCTCTAATGTAGCAGAAGAATTGGGCGTTAAAGTTGGTCTGAAGCACAAGaagataaatatttcaaatccCCGA GTAGCTTGGGAGCATGAACAGTTTTCACGGCTGAGAGTTACTGCTGCCACCCTTTCTGAACTCTCTGTTGCTCCTGAACTGTTAGAAAGTACTGGCAGTCTGGTTGATGGCAG ACCACTCGTGAATGAAGCTGCAATCATTAAAAGTGTCAAATTAGTTGCTGAGAGCCTTGCG AGGCATATATATGGTCACGAAGGAAAGAACGTCCAAATCTTTGCAGACAACAGTAGTCTAGCAGTCAATCCTTCTTACATAAAGTCATGGTTGGATCTCTTGTCACAAACACCCCGTGTGGCGCCGTTTTTATCAAAGAATGACCCATTTATCTTGGCATTGAAGAAG GAATTGGAAGATCATACCGATGAGGTGAATGTGCAGCATGAGGTGCTTGACGGGATGTTTACTTTCTATGATTCAACTAGGGCTAGCCTTAATGTATATCAG GTTGCTAGTGTGACATTTGACTTGCTGTTGCTTCTGGTGTTGGGATCGTATTTGATAGTACTTTTCAGTTTCCTTGTCATCACAACTAGG GGTCTTGATGATCTGATCAGTTTATTTCGACGACCTCCATCACGTAAGGTGAAAACAGCCTGA
- the LOC109949606 gene encoding uncharacterized protein LOC109949606 has product MEDYFCERPLYPLVDFCRRFRMRKELFYCILNDVVAYEPYFNQKIDACERQSLFPEQKLTAVFQMLAYGYWADSTDEYCRLVYGQWYLYSPNPADLYKLLHKASRRGFPVNGVSPHIQYVVNGNEYNLGYYLADGIYHRWATLVKMISQLNTPKKKDYLPKIKRLIGRMSKEPSEDFRLNEQLLGDLHVCGIKNNFIQS; this is encoded by the exons ATGGAGGACTACTTCTGTGAAAGACCACTTTATCCCCTAGTGGACTTTTGTAGGCGGTTCCGTATGAGAAAAGAGCTTTTCTATTGCATCTTGAATGATGTTGTTGCATATGAGCCATACTTTAACCAGAAGATAGACGCTTGTGAACGACAAAGTTTATTCCCAGAGCAGAAGCTAACAGCAGTTTTTCAAATGCTCGCATATGGATACTGGGCAGACTCCACCGACGAGTACTGTAGATTGG TGTATGGCCAGTGGTACCTCTATTCCCCAAATCCGGCTGACCTTTACAAGCTCTTGCACAAGGCTAGTCGCAGAGGATTCCCAG TCAATGGAGTGTCTCCCCATATCCAATATGTTGTCAATGGAAATGAATACAATCTGGGTTATTACTTGGCTGATGGTATCTACCATCGTTGGGCTACATTGGTTAAGATGATTTCCCAACTGAATactcccaaaaaaaaggaCTATTTGCCCAAAATCAAGAGGCTTATAGGAAGAATGTCGAAAGAGCCTTCGGAAGACTTCAGGCTTAATGAGCAATTGTTAGGGGACCTGCACGTATGTGGCATAAAGAACAACTTCATTCAATCATGA